CGGGCGCTGTGCAGGATCTGGTCTTGCAGGCGCCGCAGCGAAGAGGCCGTCTCCGGCGAGTCCTCAGCGGGCTGAGGGCGTTGGCGCCGGCTCATGACCTCCAGGGTGGCGCGCAGCGATTCGAATTCGCGCCGGCACCCGGCGCAGGACTTGAGATGGGCTTGAAGGCTTCTTTGGCGGTGTTGGTCCAGTTCGCCGTAGAGTCCTTCTAGGAAATCTTCTTGTATTTGGGCGCAAGTTCTCATTGCGATCCCTCCAATCCGGGCATTCCCGATGCACCCGTCCCGACCTCGGGACGGTAGGCGGCCAATTGATCGCGCAGCCGCCGGATGGCGCGGAATAAGGTCGTTTTGACGGTTCCTTCGCTGCAGGAGAGCACTTCGGCGATTTCCCGCAGCTTGAGGTTCTGGTAGTGGCGCAGCACGAAGACCGAGTGCTGGCGCGGAGAAAGCGTTTTCAAGGCTCTGCGGATGTCCTCCTGGATTCCCGCCGAACGCACTCTGCGTTCGGGGTTGCCTTGCGGGGAACGGTCGGCGGGCGGCTTGAAGTGAAGCACGCTCCGCTCGTCGTCCCAACTGTCGTAATCGCGCATGGCGGCCTCCGATTTCTTGCGCACCTTGTCGATGTGGGTGTTGACGGCGATGCGGTAGAGCCAGGTGCCGAACTGGGCCTCGCCGCGGAACTTCTTGAGCGACTTGTAGGCCTTGATGAAGACTTCCTGCACCAGGTCTTCGGCGTCATGGTGATTCCCGGTCAGGTCGAGCGCCAGGAAGAAGATCTTCTCGCTGTGCTCTCCCACCAGGTTTTCGAAGGAAGGCATCCTGTCCGCCGCCTCGTTCAATCTCCCCCCCATGCCGATCGCGATACTAGCCATTATCTCCTCGCACACCCCCTTAGTCGAAGCGGGGTTGCGATTGGTTGACATCCACAGCTCTCATCGGACTGGAAAATTGTAGTTCGGCCTCGCGGGTCATTGGCCTTGCGTTGTGCATTTCTGGCGGCTATTGATGTCAGCGCCCTCCGGGCTGCCAGGCAACAGGCGTGCAGTCAGGTGGATTTGGTAGACTTTGGGGGCTGGGCTTGGTGTGTTTCGGGGTGGCGAGGCAGTTTGAGTGAGGTCATGATGAGTCGATTTGTGGAATTGGGCGCGGTGTGGCGGATGGTGGTTTTGGGGTTGGTGGCGGCAGCGTTCGGGGGGGCGTTGTTGGGCCAGACCCGCGAGGTTCCGGTGGAGGGGCTGATTTATGATTTGCAGCATCCTGATCCGGAGCGCAAGAAAGAGGCGGCGCGGTTGTTGGGGGCCAACAAAGTCAGGGATGCCGTGCCTCAGTTGGTGGACGTGAGCAGCGATCCCAATGACGGCGTGCGGCTCGAGGTGATGCGCGCACTGGTGGCGATCAACGACACACGGGCCCTGCCGGCCTACATCGAACGCCTCGACGATCCCAAGAACGCCATACAGCGCAAGGCCATCGAGGGCCTCGTCGACATGTACGTCTACC
This sequence is a window from Acidobacteriota bacterium. Protein-coding genes within it:
- a CDS encoding sigma-70 family RNA polymerase sigma factor, with amino-acid sequence MASIAIGMGGRLNEAADRMPSFENLVGEHSEKIFFLALDLTGNHHDAEDLVQEVFIKAYKSLKKFRGEAQFGTWLYRIAVNTHIDKVRKKSEAAMRDYDSWDDERSVLHFKPPADRSPQGNPERRVRSAGIQEDIRRALKTLSPRQHSVFVLRHYQNLKLREIAEVLSCSEGTVKTTLFRAIRRLRDQLAAYRPEVGTGASGMPGLEGSQ